One Ctenopharyngodon idella isolate HZGC_01 chromosome 3, HZGC01, whole genome shotgun sequence genomic window, tcacaatagtcacatacATGTGATTGGCCTCCTACAATGAACTCACTGCTGAagattcataaaaatcaatcaatgtatgcagaagttataagacacttcctgtttccattttctcaccataaatttgttgcctcgtCACGGGTAAGAAACACGTTAATTCATGCTCAAAAAAAGCCTTTCACCTGATCTCAGTGTGGAAACTCTTTCAGACATAAAAGAAGCCTTGAAAATCACAAGATAATTCATAGTGAGCAAACGCCTttcacctgctctcagtgtggaaacacTTTCAAACATAAAAGAAGCCTTAGGACTCACATGTTAATTCATACTGGGGAAAAAgttgctctcagtgtggaagcAGTTTCACCAGTAAACAAGGATTTAATAGTCACATGAGAATCCACACTGAAGTAATGCCTTACACATGTCATCTGTGTGAGAAGAGGTTTAAATGGAGCATGAGTCTCAGAGCTCATCTGCACTATGCTCATACTGCAGTAAGGCAATTTAAAGGAGCAGTAACTGATTTCTAAGAAACCCAGTTGAAAGTGAATCAGACCAAgcagcacaacacacttgtagccaatcagcagtagggggcgtgtccactcatgatgggggaggagagagagtgagaaagatttgaagaaagatATGACCGAGAGACATGACAAAACAGAAAAGGTCTTGAAAAAGAATGTTATGaacaggcaagagctttaggacccactttaatattagaaaagctttccagtcaaaatgtttgactgaatgaatgaatgaatgaggacAGAatggatttatttaaaataatttactttatacattttatgtaattatttgaCTGGTCTTAAACAAGCACAAAGCAAGCTAAAGAAAGTGGTATCTTATATGTTCTTCTTTTTAAGAGGCTTATAGACATTGtttaaacatgacatttattaaattaaactgtGTTCTGTTGTCTCTGTGTCAACAGTTAGAGAACAGCTGTTATTCTACACCTGTGTGATTGAAGGTTCTTGTGAAGTTCCAGCAGATGTGTGTCAGCACGGTGAAAAAGTGCTTTGTTTTGGTTATTATTTTCCTGTTCTGTTCAGTTAGTCAGTTTATTATCCACATATGAATCTTCCTGTTTATGAGTGTTGCTGTAAGTTATTAAATGATTAAGATATGGCTCTGAATTTGCCTCTCACAGAGCTTATTGCAAAACTGGAGGGAATATAAAGCAATATCCTCAAAATTATTCTCTTCACCACAGAAAAACGTCAGAATCTTATGTTTGTGCTTGCACAGCAATTGAAACACTGAGGCAAACAAAATGCAACATCGAGTTCAATATCAAGTAGCTATTATCCTCAAAAGCAGCTTTTCAAAAACTTCTacaaaaacatcttttgtgGAAATGGAATTCACATTACCTGTCATTCAGTTCCCTTTTCAAGTTCCAGGTAGGCTATGTAGACACGTAGGATGTTGTTTTTCACGCTACGCTAAACCCTGGTGCAATATTTTATGGATTTTTAATAGCTATCTGATCATTATAACGCGTTTTCACTTAAGTTAATTTCtatatttaaatgctgtaaCGTCAGTCATTCTGCAAAATGTAGTTTAGATGATGAACAATTAGTCAAATGTTtctccaaaatatcttcttttgtggaTATGGAATTCACATTACCTGTCCCAGCATCTTTACAGACATAAGCCAAGTATCCCCATAAAGTTGGATTTACAATCTGATCATCTCGTTTTCACTTAtcttaatttcaatatttaaatgCTGTTACGTCAGTCATTCTGCAAAATGTAGGTAAAAAGTAAACTTAACGTTCAGTGGTTTTCACTGAAATATTTAACTGTAATAAATTATCTCGTTTCTCTCCTAATCCTCACTCACGAAGGCTGTTGATGCAGCTCGAATCCCACGCGAGTCtatcattttaagtcattttcatTTCTTCTTGCAAATcgttttaaaaggaaaaaacgGTACACGTGCCACGTATATTTCCCCTCATCTCGCCGCTTCGCACTCCAGTTCAGTGGGTGGCGGTAAGGCACCATATGTTTGTTTGACAACCACCCTTAAACCTCAGAGGAAGGTTAGTTTTTCTCTGGTGTTTGTCGTGGTACTGGCTTAATACAAACGGTGAGAAATGTACTTTTAGTATATAGAAAGATACACATTTTGAATCAGGTCAGTACTCTCATTCTCATAGACGTTATTAAGTTTTCAAACAAGCAGGAATATCTGGAGGAGTATCAACTGAACTGAGATCTGCTGTGAAGATGGTGTTtgttaaagaggagagtgaggaGGACATGAGTGAACCAGAACCCTGGAGAATAAAACACGAGGAACAAGATGGTTGGTGTCTATTCTATAATTCATCTTTAATGACTGGTGTGCTACATTAAGCTAACAGATCTTtagacacagatagatagattagaaaTATTGGATAGAATGGAAGCATAAATGagtctagatagatagatagatagacaaaaatgtcagatagaaccttacaATTCTAAGGTGacgattttcaaaaaaattttgttattgtgagtgtacgCAAATAAAAGACTGTTTTGAACTACTACCGATTTGATAGCTTTTAATAATGTCTTACTCTTATCTCTCTGACCAAAAAGTTTAAGTTCTTTCTGCTGTTCTAAAATTAAAGCAAGTGAACGACGGCAGCGGAATCTCGTTGTGGCACTTTCGGTGGCATCTCCAGCATCCAGGGATTTTTCAGGCAGCTGTTTGTAGCACCTGCCAATGACCAGTTACATGAttcaatgtaatatttttttttactataaaaaatgcatttgaaatatatatctCATATATATCTTTATGTAGCCTATGTATGGTGATTAATCAATCGCAATCATTTTAAAGATTAGAAgctcagctttttaatgcatctaaccATTTTGATCAAACGAGTGCCAAAACCGAGTTTACCGGTTGGGCGCCACCTAGATAAGAAAagaataatcatatttttcaaaactgcaTTGATCAAAACAATGTGTGTCATTTGAAAGATTAGAGTCTGTACTTTACAATGACTGttaaatttgtaaaatgtgtgtttttttttttttagttaaatttaATTATCTCCTAAGTAGTGCTGGGTTATTTGCTcatttttgtttcataatttgttatatataaataattttttttttacaaaatgggtTTTTAACAGTGTCAAAaatataatggagatataattaatgttggtttaattaaatgttaacaatgagattatatggtttttataatcaattaacactgcttttgacatttattacaagatggacaaaatttgttaccaaaaaacaaacattcggtttaaccaaaatttcagttttaccaaatgacacttttggttatacctaatgacgatattttcaaacaatgctaacaggctgatttttagacaatcaaacattttatatttagtacaagttttttatttgttaaatcactaatgaaatggctgtattggcctttggacggttaaaccgaatgaccttttgacacttcaaaatctttaaaatacctttatatgtagcaaaatataatttaaaaccttttggattcaataaaagaggccttaattattattaatattacttaatattattattaaggcctttgaaaaaaaaaaattacctgtcacatcattgacccatatatacacacacaagtttttgaaaaatttTGCATACAGACAACAATGTTGTGAAAATGATCCCCTTTAGTTAAAACACTGTTGTCATGTgcatgtgtattacgtgttcagtttATTGGTGCATAGTgattctttacaaagtgacatcgccaactactggcctggcataaataatacagcatttttcatCTAGCctgatccgtgtgaatggggattgttttgtcagcgttgtcatctgtacacaaaacttttaaaaaaaaaaaatgcaaatgaaaaacctttctgtttttagtacattgttgctGTGTAAACGTATCCtaatttccttttattttccaaatgttacaattaattttcatcattttaatgttttcattttaggcTTGATGAAAGTGAAAGAGGAAAGAGAAGATCTGAATGAAGTGGAGGAGAAACATCAGTATCAGAAAGGTTGTGATGCCACCACTGGAGAAAAACCACTGAATTCCTTCAAAACGGAAAACAGCAGCATTCAGATAACAGAAGACAAAAGGCCTttcacctgctctcagtgtggaaacacTTTCAAACAGAAAAGAAGCCTTATGAATcacatgttaattcatagtGGGAAAAAGCCTTTCACCTGTTCTCAGTGTGGAAACACTTTCAAACAGAAAAGAAGCCTTAACAATCACATGCTAGTTCATGCTGGAataaagcctttcacctgccctcaTTGTGGAAAGTGTTTTACACAGAAAAGACAACTTAATGAGCATGTGGTAATTCACACTTCAGAAAAGCCTTTCacatgctctcagtgtggaaactCTTTCACACGTAAAGAAAACCTTAAGAAACACATGTTGATTCATGCTGGAATAAAGCCTTTCATCTGCCCCCAGTGTGGAAAGGGTTTCACACAGAAACCACACCTTAATGATCATATGGTAACTCACACTTCAGAAAAGCCTTGtacctgctctcagtgtggaaagtcTTTCACTCGTAAAGGATACCTTAAGACTCACATGTTAATTCATACTAGAAAAAAGCCTTATatctgctctcagtgtggaaactCTTTCATATGTAAAGGAATCCTGAAGAAgcacatgttaattcatgctggaataaagcctttcacctgctcccagtgtggaaagagttttactcTGAGAAAACAACTTAATGAGCATGTGCTATTCCACAGTGAAACATTTGTTTTGCCATCATTACTGAAGAGCCACcagaaagttcataaaactGACAAGCCGTACACCTGTCCTGTTTGTGGAAGGGGCTTTCTAAGGGTTGACTCTTTAAAAAGGCACCAGAAAATAATACACGAGAGCATGAAAAACTCATGTGTGCTGTGTAGGGAGGAACATTGTTAAGGTTTTACTGGTATCACTGCTGTTACCGATACTGCTTATCGATCTGCtactttaaaggggtggttgattatgatttcacttttttaactttagttagtgtgtaatgttgctgttagagcataaacaacatctgcaaagttacggtgctgaaaattcaatgcaaagggagatattttcttttaaagaattctctgtttaaggactacaacaaacggctggtagggaatacaacgagcttcttcccgggtttgtgacatcactaaccctaaaatttacataaaccccgtccccgggaacacgcaacaaagggggtgaggccatgttactgcaatacagtacataacacaaatgcaatagcatgtcattaaaacaacaaGATAACTGTAATTacactaaactatacctgttctatcttcatgcagcatatattctctggctctgtagacatcttacaacagttcccacatgagtgatttatagattatctaaacagaatatgctaatcagtgactttaagatatcccacatcagctacataaattaagcaTTAACCATtaagaaacgtcctgttgcattctacatgttgtcacttcttcttgagtctctccatcattgcccgactctggtttgaacataaaaggctgaacagtttcggacattttcagtgagtctgtgtGAGGTAATTGGCGctgctaacacaagctcttgaaaccCCACCCTCTGcttaggagcagcagctcatttgcatttaaagggacacaaaaaaacagcgtttttgctcaccctcaaaacgtgataaatttaacatgctataaaaaatgatcggtggggtattttgagctaaaacttcacatacacactggggacatcagagactgaTTTTACATCTAGTAAATTGGCCcctttttttgttataaaaacaaaacaaattaggAACATAATTGCTTACATTTTGAGATTCAGATTTTCTCAGTCCCTTTGGTTTAATTCTCGAAGAAAACTTTTTCTCTTCctcaaaactataaaatatgttcagttgttCAGCTCTTTGGCATGGATGTCATTTCTCTTCACTATATATGACTCTTAATGAaagaaatgtgtaaaaataGACAAGCAAATGTTCTGCtcaaatgtaatatattcctacacaaataaatgtaatgtgcaaaaacaaatgtgCATATTCTTTCTCCGTTTACTATAATAGACTTTTCCCAGTAAACTTTTACCTACCATTCAAATCTCCCAGCCAGAACACCCATGTTGGTTGCACCTGGGGCTTGTCAGTTTAGTCCCATGTTTCCATGTAGGCCCCACATGGGTTTGCCCGGATGAACTAATTAAATGAACAATCTCCTTTGTTTTTTAGCACAAATTAGCTCACTTAGCCATAACTATGGCTACGTCAGAAATCGCTTggtctcttgagtaggtacttgtTTTTAATAAGTAATTACGACcgctaaaaagtatgttctatatagtatgagtgtgtgtagtatgaatgtaatctggatgtaCTACGTTCACCATGTTGCCCttatcacatgacctaccagcgtcagttactTCGCTTCAGTGGCATTCACAAATcctcagggttgccaggtctgtgcaACAAATGTAGCCCAGTGGC contains:
- the LOC127509663 gene encoding gastrula zinc finger protein XlCGF8.2DB-like isoform X2, with the protein product MTSYMIQCLMKVKEEREDLNEVEEKHQYQKGCDATTGEKPLNSFKTENSSIQITEDKRPFTCSQCGNTFKQKRSLMNHMLIHSGKKPFTCSQCGNTFKQKRSLNNHMLVHAGIKPFTCPHCGKCFTQKRQLNEHVVIHTSEKPFTCSQCGNSFTRKENLKKHMLIHAGIKPFICPQCGKGFTQKPHLNDHMVTHTSEKPCTCSQCGKSFTRKGYLKTHMLIHTRKKPYICSQCGNSFICKGILKKHMLIHAGIKPFTCSQCGKSFTLRKQLNEHVLFHSETFVLPSLLKSHQKVHKTDKPYTCPVCGRGFLRVDSLKRHQKIIHESMKNSCVLCREEHC
- the LOC127509663 gene encoding gastrula zinc finger protein XlCGF8.2DB-like isoform X1; the protein is MVFVKEESEEDMSEPEPWRIKHEEQDGLMKVKEEREDLNEVEEKHQYQKGCDATTGEKPLNSFKTENSSIQITEDKRPFTCSQCGNTFKQKRSLMNHMLIHSGKKPFTCSQCGNTFKQKRSLNNHMLVHAGIKPFTCPHCGKCFTQKRQLNEHVVIHTSEKPFTCSQCGNSFTRKENLKKHMLIHAGIKPFICPQCGKGFTQKPHLNDHMVTHTSEKPCTCSQCGKSFTRKGYLKTHMLIHTRKKPYICSQCGNSFICKGILKKHMLIHAGIKPFTCSQCGKSFTLRKQLNEHVLFHSETFVLPSLLKSHQKVHKTDKPYTCPVCGRGFLRVDSLKRHQKIIHESMKNSCVLCREEHC